From Candidatus Bathyanammoxibius amoris, the proteins below share one genomic window:
- a CDS encoding thiamine pyrophosphate-binding protein: protein MAETQGWNVGRYLLRRLEQAGLRHVFGVPGDFVLGFMDQILESGVELVTTCNELNAGYAADGYARINGIGGVVTTYAVGEFSAINAVAGAYSEKVPVVAITGAPTVANRKHAAVLHHTLGDYNIPVEVFQRVTVAAVSLTDPVKAPEQIDKALRACLYHKRPVYIELPSDITRQACAEPGDFEFPEPMASDPAALAEAVDEAVALLGGCNNPAILAGVEIHRYGLQESAGKLLEKTGYPFATMLLGKTVLPEKNPQFIGLYEGMSSRDYVRERIENAGGLLCLGTFMSDINLGGFTAKLDNDRLIVARDGRVRIKNHYYNQVSLRDFIKKLTEKLPAGSPESFDVRPAVDSCTHRKSAAFEPQAEQKLTNHRFYDRMAHFIQADDIVIADGGSAIFSAGEVFMPDEVTFIGQAFYCSIGYTVGAVLGAGLAAPKRRVVVFVGDGAFQLTCQELSTVIRNNLDAIVFVINNDGYTVERLIIDGPYNDIQPWKYHLLPDVFGGGWGCEVHTEGDLEDALETAKKNQGLSLIEVHFDRMDCSDSLRRACEQMAAQYKRANPK, encoded by the coding sequence ATGGCTGAGACACAGGGATGGAACGTGGGGCGGTATCTGCTGCGCCGTTTGGAACAGGCCGGTCTCAGGCACGTCTTCGGCGTGCCAGGGGACTTTGTGCTGGGGTTCATGGACCAGATCCTGGAGAGCGGCGTCGAGCTTGTCACCACGTGCAATGAGCTCAACGCCGGATACGCGGCCGACGGTTACGCGCGTATTAACGGCATTGGCGGTGTGGTCACGACTTACGCCGTCGGTGAGTTTAGCGCGATTAACGCGGTGGCGGGCGCGTACTCGGAGAAGGTGCCGGTCGTTGCAATTACCGGGGCCCCTACGGTCGCCAATCGCAAGCACGCGGCGGTGCTGCATCATACCCTGGGCGACTATAACATCCCCGTGGAGGTCTTTCAGAGGGTGACCGTCGCCGCGGTGTCGCTTACCGACCCGGTCAAGGCGCCGGAACAGATTGATAAGGCGCTTCGTGCCTGCCTGTATCACAAGCGGCCCGTGTACATTGAGCTGCCTAGCGATATTACACGTCAGGCTTGTGCTGAACCCGGGGACTTTGAGTTTCCGGAACCGATGGCCAGTGACCCGGCGGCCCTGGCAGAGGCGGTTGATGAAGCGGTTGCGTTGTTGGGTGGTTGCAATAATCCGGCAATACTCGCAGGGGTGGAAATCCACCGGTACGGTCTTCAGGAATCCGCCGGTAAATTACTCGAGAAAACGGGCTATCCGTTCGCGACGATGCTGCTTGGCAAGACGGTGCTTCCCGAAAAAAACCCCCAGTTCATCGGCCTTTATGAAGGTATGTCCAGCCGGGATTACGTGAGGGAACGCATCGAAAACGCCGGTGGTCTCTTATGTCTGGGCACATTTATGAGCGACATTAACCTGGGCGGGTTCACGGCCAAGCTGGACAATGACAGGCTTATCGTGGCACGGGATGGACGGGTACGAATCAAGAATCATTACTATAATCAGGTTAGTCTGAGGGATTTCATCAAAAAACTGACGGAGAAGCTTCCGGCTGGGTCACCGGAGAGTTTTGACGTCAGGCCTGCCGTAGATTCCTGCACGCATCGTAAATCTGCGGCCTTCGAGCCCCAAGCTGAACAGAAACTGACTAACCACCGTTTTTATGACCGCATGGCGCATTTTATACAGGCGGATGATATTGTTATAGCCGACGGGGGCAGCGCCATCTTCAGCGCGGGCGAGGTGTTTATGCCGGACGAGGTGACGTTTATCGGGCAGGCCTTTTATTGTTCCATTGGCTATACCGTGGGGGCCGTACTCGGAGCCGGCCTGGCTGCACCGAAGCGGCGTGTTGTCGTCTTCGTGGGTGACGGTGCCTTTCAGCTCACCTGCCAGGAGTTGTCGACCGTTATACGTAACAATCTGGATGCCATCGTTTTTGTTATTAATAACGACGGATATACCGTTGAACGGCTTATTATCGACGGACCTTACAACGACATCCAACCGTGGAAATACCACCTCTTACCGGATGTTTTCGGCGGCGGCTGGGGTTGTGAAGTACATACGGAGGGTGATTTGGAAGACGCCCTGGAAACCGCGAAGAAGAATCAGGGCCTTTCTCTGATAGAAGTCCACTTCGACAGGATGGACTGCAGCGATTCACTGCGCCGTGCGTGTGAGCAGATGGCCGCCCAGTATAAACGCGCAAATCCTAAATAA
- the waaF gene encoding lipopolysaccharide heptosyltransferase II: MKKANNILVTSPNWVGDVVMATPAFRCIRENFSNAKISLLLKPYVKGIVDGAPWFDNFIEYDPKAKHKRAGKTLSLIKKLRKEKYDFAFIFPNSISSALIIRASGANRRIGYARDNRSLLLTDAIQRPNENGRFLPTYMGDYYLRLCSSIGCRVGSKKTEVFVTPESAKKVDELFTKYGIDDSKPKVLINPGASYGSTKFWNVNGFAETADLLRKKLDCHVLLATGPDEKDLAKEITEAANGNIVNLSQNNVCLKLLKALIKKCSLLITVDSGPRHLAVALGKPVVTVMGPTDPRYSRTKQEVGKVLREPIDCAPCHLKTCPTDHRCMQQIKPQRVAEAALELLAKPKARTKPRKRKAKVS, from the coding sequence ATGAAAAAAGCGAATAACATCCTAGTAACTTCCCCCAACTGGGTGGGCGACGTCGTAATGGCGACACCCGCTTTCAGGTGCATCAGGGAAAATTTCTCTAACGCAAAAATATCCCTCCTGCTCAAACCCTACGTTAAAGGCATAGTGGACGGCGCGCCGTGGTTCGACAACTTCATCGAATATGACCCCAAGGCAAAGCACAAACGGGCCGGTAAAACACTCTCCCTGATAAAAAAGCTGAGAAAAGAAAAATACGACTTCGCCTTCATATTCCCCAACTCAATCAGCTCCGCGCTTATAATCCGGGCGTCCGGCGCAAACAGGCGCATAGGATACGCACGTGATAACCGCTCATTGCTGCTCACCGACGCCATCCAGAGGCCCAATGAAAACGGACGCTTCTTACCCACGTACATGGGCGACTATTACCTCAGACTTTGTTCCAGTATAGGCTGCCGTGTGGGTTCCAAAAAAACCGAGGTATTTGTCACCCCGGAAAGCGCTAAAAAAGTAGATGAGCTCTTTACCAAGTACGGAATAGACGATTCGAAACCAAAAGTGCTTATAAATCCGGGGGCCTCTTATGGTTCGACGAAGTTCTGGAACGTGAACGGCTTTGCCGAGACCGCAGACCTCTTGCGTAAGAAACTGGACTGTCACGTGCTACTCGCCACCGGTCCCGACGAAAAAGACCTGGCCAAAGAGATAACGGAGGCGGCCAATGGAAATATTGTTAACCTGTCACAGAACAACGTCTGTCTCAAACTGCTCAAGGCCCTGATTAAGAAGTGTTCACTGCTGATAACGGTTGACTCCGGACCCAGGCATCTCGCCGTAGCCTTGGGCAAGCCCGTGGTCACCGTAATGGGCCCTACAGACCCCAGGTATTCCCGGACCAAGCAAGAAGTAGGCAAGGTCCTTAGAGAGCCCATAGACTGTGCCCCCTGCCATCTTAAGACGTGTCCCACAGATCACCGCTGCATGCAGCAAATAAAACCGCAAAGAGTGGCAGAGGCCGCACTGGAATTGCTGGCCAAACCGAAGGCAAGAACAAAGCCCCGGAAACGCAAGGCGAAGGTCTCTTAA
- a CDS encoding B12-binding domain-containing radical SAM protein, with the protein MKVLFIYPNINAQVGFNYGLAFISAVLKKHGHTTRLLNLNEKLNELPSDDEIKEYIRDYAPGLIGMSVVTPQYPTALRIARLIKKDFPGIPILIGGVHPTLVPDEVLKEDCFDYACAGEGEEAVLELVTRMEKGEDTSTGPNIWTRMNGKIKQNNVRSFVDLATLPMKDYELFDLQHMINKEDGWVRLMGSRGCPFRCSYCFNHKIVERYRDELASSDIGYVRRHGLEEVLDEIKYLLDTYRGIKTFIFDDDIFTFDKKFLKEFCARYPVLTDVPFVVNAHVRAFDGERAKMLKEGGCSIVKFGLESGSDRVRRDVLHRPMSNEEITRAFDAAHKYGLHTSAFVMIGLPYETREDVMATIELLGRIQPGRFRWAIFFPFPRTEAYEMSVRGGFVNFEKMRQLKNFTEASCLNFGPEHNLFISKLQRTFPWYVNACTEGTAGNIYSFLTHMIEGLPPEKWEETRDGIIPVDRELSNYLNKAGCKHYSFRYNSFTAVRSDWDNEKSE; encoded by the coding sequence ATGAAAGTGCTCTTCATATATCCAAACATAAACGCCCAGGTGGGGTTTAACTACGGGCTGGCCTTCATATCCGCAGTGCTAAAGAAGCACGGACACACCACAAGGCTCCTCAACCTGAATGAGAAATTGAACGAACTCCCCTCTGACGATGAGATAAAGGAATACATCCGGGATTACGCCCCCGGGCTGATAGGCATGTCGGTGGTAACGCCCCAGTACCCTACCGCGCTGCGGATAGCGCGGCTTATAAAAAAAGATTTCCCCGGTATACCCATCCTCATAGGAGGCGTGCATCCGACTCTCGTCCCCGACGAGGTATTGAAGGAAGACTGCTTTGACTATGCCTGCGCAGGCGAGGGAGAAGAGGCCGTGCTTGAGCTGGTAACAAGGATGGAAAAAGGTGAAGACACCTCCACCGGCCCCAACATATGGACGAGGATGAACGGCAAGATAAAACAAAACAACGTCCGCTCTTTTGTCGACCTGGCCACGCTCCCGATGAAGGACTATGAGCTTTTTGACCTCCAGCACATGATAAACAAAGAGGACGGCTGGGTGAGGCTGATGGGCTCCAGGGGCTGCCCCTTCCGCTGCAGCTACTGCTTTAACCACAAAATAGTAGAACGTTACAGGGACGAACTCGCCAGTTCGGACATCGGCTACGTAAGACGCCACGGCCTTGAAGAGGTGCTGGACGAGATAAAATACCTGCTCGACACGTACCGGGGCATAAAGACCTTCATCTTCGACGACGACATCTTTACCTTTGACAAAAAATTCCTTAAAGAATTTTGTGCCAGATATCCCGTGCTGACAGACGTCCCCTTCGTCGTGAACGCCCACGTAAGGGCCTTTGACGGGGAGAGGGCGAAGATGCTCAAGGAGGGGGGCTGTAGCATAGTGAAATTCGGGCTCGAGAGCGGCAGCGACCGCGTAAGGCGTGACGTGCTCCACCGACCGATGAGCAACGAGGAGATAACCCGGGCCTTTGACGCGGCCCATAAATATGGCCTGCACACCTCGGCCTTTGTCATGATAGGGCTTCCCTACGAGACGAGAGAGGACGTTATGGCCACGATAGAACTCCTGGGCAGGATACAACCGGGCCGCTTCCGCTGGGCGATCTTCTTCCCGTTCCCGAGGACGGAGGCGTATGAAATGAGCGTGCGGGGAGGGTTCGTTAATTTTGAGAAAATGCGGCAGCTGAAAAATTTTACGGAGGCCTCGTGTCTGAACTTCGGCCCCGAGCACAATCTCTTTATATCCAAACTGCAGAGGACTTTCCCCTGGTACGTAAACGCTTGTACTGAAGGCACTGCGGGCAACATCTACTCCTTCCTGACGCATATGATAGAAGGTCTGCCCCCTGAGAAATGGGAGGAGACCAGAGACGGCATAATCCCCGTTGACAGAGAACTATCCAATTATCTCAACAAAGCCGGTTGTAAACACTATTCATTCCGCTATAATAGCTTTACAGCGGTACGGTCAGACTGGGACAATGAAAAAAGCGAATAA
- a CDS encoding DUF559 domain-containing protein, with the protein MRYKLLDWYCNQRKAQIEAGLEALKRKANEFETDVGKIIIERGYRVIPQYEVLTRKRIDLVVQGKESRLAVECDGDKYHGMDKWEDDQRREEQLRRAGWTFWRVMASAFYRNREKALASLWEKLAELKIEPYS; encoded by the coding sequence ATGCGTTACAAACTCCTCGATTGGTACTGCAATCAACGTAAGGCACAAATAGAAGCAGGATTAGAGGCCCTAAAACGAAAGGCTAATGAATTTGAAACAGATGTGGGCAAAATTATAATAGAACGTGGCTATCGAGTTATTCCACAGTACGAAGTTTTGACTAGGAAGCGGATTGACCTTGTAGTCCAGGGGAAGGAAAGCCGCCTTGCCGTAGAGTGCGACGGAGATAAATACCACGGCATGGATAAGTGGGAGGATGACCAACGGCGTGAAGAGCAACTGCGTAGGGCCGGCTGGACTTTTTGGAGAGTTATGGCAAGTGCCTTCTACAGAAACCGCGAAAAAGCGCTTGCCAGTTTGTGGGAGAAATTGGCTGAGCTTAAGATCGAACCATATTCCTAA
- a CDS encoding AAA family ATPase has translation MSLGHCERCEHYTDVVFDSINEQWLCDECLDTPSELINTILHLPKDTFAEEKDAPLAKCEMNDKDPIKNVVICPNCGQKLNAPKGSSLITCYRCKEVFDYPTFKLESHPQKEQLHLFEGQEKDVPFTHKLEEQKQGNPSFVDTEPHLLGEARDKTTRLFDYIAKVLSIDLPVIRNIIEHKEQLWWLNDVPVGSSCRLRKVDSVEASEEASEEEWWLSVRKTEIKEAPSLPEELQDWVELDFHNPSKLPEAFPSRSREVSSGDYYNKEELPENADKNQQVIDKELISERFEDDPTRADLLNDYIANQWGPWSKKFMPYFRANRLYRELYSLHQRLQIDGERIELLFGHALLTWKHKEGVTISHPLFVTPIEIHFDPDERVISLLPSATLPTTPEFDCLRDLEYDNMTQIVELTDKLTREPPNVWDNEEIYGWTQTITGLISPEGANKYDESTCSNPPIMKQPSIWNAPNFFVRPRAKKFWVQDAEQVRDNIKEDSSIPWFISSLTSDPADKQLTNNVDDENVASEYIPEGELLLPLKYNDEQKEIVQRLRKHNGVLVQGPPGTGKSHTIANIICSLLARGKRVLVTAQTDRALRVLREKIPKEIQSLCVSQLSSDRASRGETKAAVNAICAKLDRANTREIQSRIDEIRQKLRSNREHQARLRNALWQCEEVNFETLPLGVEKIDAVKAAKEISANQKEHGWLPDKLAPSDEPPLTNEELEELCQLLSQIDPKDQKILSQGLPRLSNMPSSGEFNDVISHLKGILSALEQFEEVPTVFREELDSTSTDFIDETNQLTKEALAKLCNIREDWQHNILSHLSAQGDQRVLWHEFASKAHNTLNKAWPHFKKILHHEISCTPTQSNIDYELGISQLWKYAKKGKKLKKPLFGWPKEAKAVLQCSKVDGAPLATVEQLEALGADFNYKKNIRDFKKFWSGYRGLINAPDLRDDTPLPLQDFEEKLNQVKEVLDWEEKYGLVLTSKLDALGVQQQKAYQVEFLREFSNSLEHQHLVREDTRLNKIFKDWVNNLPQEACTADSRTLWGRIRHAFEQKDYTAYQEAYNEVIRLNQLTPKILKLEALLSRLSKVAPLWASQLKAEAVRNRSLSLPKAWQTAWRWSRLSSWLDDLHRCGDIDSLQKQQEREKDNERQLVTELVTNLTWQRQIELVTPEQRQALIAWSQADANYGKGTGPRAHHYLAAAREAMRKARGAVPIWIMPLHRVVQSFSPPCPDMFDVVIVDEASQCDIRAIPVLYRAKKVLIIGDPQQISPAGLFINKEKVFQLIKQFLKGIPFPESFAIENSLYHIAELRLPTRTFLKEHFRSVPEIIEFSNHHVYVNDRIEPLRIPNPGNALLPTLNAVPVRNGFKNENNDVNEPEAEALVNRLVECCKNPKHKNKTMGVISLLGEQQAKYIDKLLSNSLDEQEIDRRKIICGDAYSFQGDERDVMFLSLVIANNAGFNALAK, from the coding sequence ATGTCACTTGGTCATTGTGAAAGGTGCGAACATTATACAGATGTGGTGTTTGATAGTATTAACGAACAATGGTTGTGCGATGAGTGTTTAGATACACCCAGCGAACTTATCAATACCATTCTTCATTTACCAAAGGACACCTTTGCAGAAGAAAAAGATGCTCCACTTGCAAAGTGCGAAATGAACGATAAAGACCCTATAAAGAATGTGGTTATCTGTCCAAATTGCGGGCAAAAACTTAACGCACCCAAAGGAAGTTCTTTAATTACATGCTATCGCTGCAAAGAAGTCTTTGACTATCCAACCTTTAAGCTTGAGTCCCACCCACAAAAAGAACAATTACATCTCTTTGAAGGGCAAGAGAAAGATGTTCCGTTTACACATAAATTGGAAGAACAAAAACAAGGAAATCCTTCTTTTGTTGACACTGAACCACATTTGTTGGGAGAAGCAAGAGATAAGACAACACGGTTATTTGACTACATTGCAAAGGTGCTTTCTATTGACCTTCCAGTAATACGCAATATCATAGAACACAAAGAACAACTCTGGTGGTTAAATGATGTGCCCGTAGGGTCTTCCTGTCGACTGAGAAAAGTAGATTCTGTTGAAGCATCAGAAGAAGCATCGGAAGAGGAGTGGTGGTTAAGCGTCAGGAAAACAGAAATAAAAGAAGCGCCATCCTTACCCGAAGAATTACAAGACTGGGTAGAGTTAGATTTTCACAATCCTTCTAAATTACCTGAAGCATTTCCGTCAAGAAGCCGCGAAGTGTCCTCCGGTGACTACTACAACAAGGAAGAACTTCCTGAGAACGCAGATAAAAACCAACAAGTAATCGACAAAGAATTAATATCAGAGAGATTTGAGGATGACCCCACGAGAGCCGACTTATTAAATGACTATATAGCTAATCAATGGGGGCCTTGGTCAAAAAAGTTTATGCCTTACTTTAGAGCTAATCGGCTTTATCGCGAGCTTTATTCCCTTCACCAGAGATTGCAAATAGACGGTGAGCGTATTGAACTCCTATTTGGACATGCATTACTTACCTGGAAACACAAGGAAGGAGTTACAATAAGTCATCCTCTTTTTGTTACACCTATTGAAATTCATTTTGATCCTGACGAACGGGTCATTTCTCTCCTCCCCAGCGCTACGCTGCCAACGACGCCAGAGTTTGATTGTCTACGTGATTTAGAATACGACAACATGACGCAAATTGTTGAATTGACTGATAAATTGACAAGAGAACCACCCAACGTTTGGGACAATGAAGAAATATACGGGTGGACCCAAACTATTACCGGTCTAATTAGTCCAGAAGGAGCTAACAAGTATGATGAGTCAACATGCTCTAATCCCCCCATTATGAAACAACCATCCATTTGGAATGCTCCCAATTTTTTTGTAAGGCCAAGAGCCAAGAAGTTTTGGGTACAGGATGCAGAACAAGTACGTGATAATATAAAGGAAGATAGTTCTATTCCTTGGTTTATCAGTTCCCTAACCAGCGATCCTGCCGATAAGCAGCTAACTAATAACGTTGATGACGAAAATGTTGCTTCAGAATATATTCCGGAAGGAGAGTTACTTCTTCCGCTTAAGTATAATGATGAGCAGAAGGAAATTGTGCAACGACTACGCAAGCATAACGGAGTGTTGGTTCAAGGGCCGCCGGGAACGGGGAAGAGCCACACAATTGCCAATATTATCTGCTCTCTGCTTGCCCGGGGGAAACGTGTCCTTGTAACCGCCCAAACAGACCGAGCACTTAGAGTGTTGCGTGAAAAGATCCCTAAAGAGATTCAAAGCTTATGTGTTAGTCAACTCAGCAGCGACAGGGCTTCAAGGGGTGAAACTAAGGCGGCAGTCAATGCAATATGCGCAAAATTGGATCGAGCTAATACCCGTGAAATTCAATCACGTATTGATGAGATTCGGCAGAAACTGCGGAGCAATAGAGAGCATCAAGCCAGGTTAAGAAACGCTCTTTGGCAATGCGAAGAAGTAAACTTTGAAACCCTACCTTTAGGGGTAGAAAAAATTGATGCAGTAAAGGCTGCAAAAGAGATTTCAGCTAACCAAAAAGAACACGGTTGGCTCCCTGACAAACTTGCTCCATCAGATGAACCTCCTCTGACAAATGAAGAGTTAGAAGAATTATGCCAATTGCTTTCACAGATTGACCCGAAGGACCAAAAGATACTCTCTCAAGGACTCCCAAGGCTGTCCAATATGCCAAGTTCTGGCGAATTCAACGATGTCATTTCTCATCTTAAAGGCATTTTGTCTGCTCTTGAACAGTTTGAGGAAGTACCTACCGTGTTTAGAGAGGAACTTGACAGTACCTCCACAGATTTTATAGATGAAACCAATCAACTTACAAAAGAAGCACTTGCCAAACTATGTAATATCAGAGAGGACTGGCAGCATAACATCCTGAGCCATCTGTCTGCACAAGGTGACCAGAGGGTTTTATGGCATGAATTTGCCAGCAAAGCCCATAACACGTTAAATAAGGCGTGGCCTCATTTTAAAAAAATCCTACACCATGAAATTAGTTGTACACCCACTCAAAGTAATATTGACTACGAATTAGGTATTTCACAATTGTGGAAGTATGCAAAAAAAGGAAAGAAACTTAAAAAGCCATTGTTTGGATGGCCAAAGGAAGCAAAAGCAGTTTTGCAATGTAGCAAAGTTGATGGTGCACCGCTAGCCACTGTTGAGCAATTAGAGGCACTAGGGGCTGATTTTAATTACAAAAAAAATATTCGGGACTTTAAAAAGTTCTGGTCTGGATACAGAGGGCTTATTAACGCTCCTGATTTAAGGGATGACACCCCTTTACCCCTTCAGGATTTTGAGGAGAAATTAAATCAAGTTAAAGAGGTCTTAGATTGGGAGGAGAAATATGGACTAGTTCTCACTTCCAAGTTAGATGCTTTAGGTGTCCAGCAACAAAAGGCTTATCAAGTCGAATTCTTACGAGAATTTTCCAACTCACTGGAACACCAACATCTTGTTCGTGAAGATACACGCCTAAACAAGATTTTTAAAGATTGGGTTAATAACTTGCCGCAAGAAGCTTGTACGGCAGATTCTCGTACCTTATGGGGACGCATCAGGCATGCATTCGAGCAAAAAGATTACACTGCTTACCAAGAGGCATACAATGAGGTGATACGGTTAAATCAGCTTACGCCCAAAATTCTTAAACTAGAAGCATTACTTAGTCGATTAAGCAAGGTTGCCCCGCTATGGGCCTCACAGCTGAAAGCTGAGGCAGTTAGAAACAGAAGCCTTAGCCTGCCTAAGGCTTGGCAGACAGCCTGGCGGTGGAGCAGACTCAGTAGCTGGTTGGACGACCTTCACCGTTGCGGTGATATTGACTCTTTACAGAAACAGCAAGAGAGGGAAAAGGATAATGAGCGACAACTGGTAACGGAGTTAGTAACTAACCTCACATGGCAAAGACAGATTGAGCTTGTTACGCCTGAGCAACGGCAGGCGTTGATTGCATGGTCACAGGCGGATGCAAACTATGGCAAAGGTACAGGACCGAGAGCACACCACTATTTGGCCGCAGCACGAGAGGCGATGCGGAAGGCACGAGGGGCTGTCCCTATATGGATTATGCCGTTACACAGGGTGGTTCAATCATTCTCTCCACCTTGCCCGGATATGTTTGATGTTGTTATTGTGGATGAAGCCAGTCAGTGCGACATACGTGCCATCCCTGTGCTTTATCGTGCAAAAAAGGTCCTTATCATTGGTGACCCGCAGCAAATTAGTCCGGCAGGCCTGTTTATCAATAAAGAAAAGGTTTTTCAACTGATAAAGCAATTCCTTAAGGGAATCCCATTCCCAGAAAGCTTCGCGATCGAAAATAGTCTTTATCATATTGCAGAACTTAGGCTTCCGACAAGGACATTTCTCAAAGAACACTTCCGCTCTGTCCCAGAAATTATAGAATTTAGTAATCACCATGTCTATGTTAACGACAGAATAGAGCCTTTGAGGATACCGAACCCTGGTAATGCTTTACTGCCGACACTTAACGCTGTTCCCGTACGCAATGGGTTTAAAAACGAAAACAACGATGTAAATGAACCTGAGGCAGAGGCGCTTGTAAACAGATTAGTTGAGTGTTGCAAAAACCCAAAACATAAAAACAAGACCATGGGCGTAATTTCACTACTTGGTGAGCAGCAAGCAAAATACATTGATAAGTTACTTAGTAATTCCCTTGATGAACAAGAGATAGATAGACGCAAAATTATTTGTGGAGATGCCTATTCCTTCCAGGGAGATGAGCGCGATGTAATGTTCTTATCTCTTGTGATTGCAAATAACGCAGGATTTAATGCCTTGGCTAAATGA
- a CDS encoding HAD family hydrolase has protein sequence MSRRAAFIDRDGTIVRGVEYLRSPDELEVLPNAAEAIRRFNERGYLSIIVTNQSGIARGFFTEETLAAIHHRLLDMLSEEGARIDAVYYCPHLAGGAVEPYGIDCQCRKPRPGMLEKAAREHDINLSESIMIGDTPADIMAGKAAGCKTVLVQPSANGFDMPESPDLIVKDLMGAVSLVS, from the coding sequence ATGAGCAGAAGGGCCGCTTTTATAGACAGAGACGGGACAATCGTCAGGGGCGTCGAATACCTGCGCTCTCCCGATGAGCTGGAGGTCTTGCCCAACGCCGCGGAGGCGATAAGACGGTTTAATGAGCGTGGATACCTCTCGATAATAGTGACAAACCAGTCCGGGATAGCCAGGGGGTTTTTTACGGAAGAAACGCTGGCGGCGATTCACCACAGGCTTTTAGACATGCTCTCGGAGGAAGGCGCACGCATAGACGCCGTCTACTACTGTCCCCATCTGGCCGGCGGCGCCGTGGAGCCATACGGCATAGACTGCCAGTGCCGCAAACCCAGGCCGGGGATGCTGGAGAAGGCGGCCAGAGAACATGACATAAATCTCTCAGAGTCGATAATGATCGGCGATACCCCCGCCGACATAATGGCCGGTAAGGCCGCCGGCTGTAAGACCGTGCTGGTACAGCCCTCCGCGAACGGCTTCGATATGCCTGAAAGTCCCGATTTGATTGTAAAAGACCTTATGGGCGCGGTCTCATTAGTATCTTAA